The Mytilus galloprovincialis chromosome 11, xbMytGall1.hap1.1, whole genome shotgun sequence genome contains the following window.
TACAGCTAACCTCGAATCTATAGCAGTGCCAATACAAAAACAGCAAGTTAATAACACTATAGTACTAATTTGGACATTTCAAGAATATAACgccaaaaataactttttttatttaatattacagCAGTATTTACGAAAAAGAATTGTTTCATTGAACCCTAATCAATTATATCGATTAATGTTTCCCCCATAAGATGAAACTAAGTTTCTACCATCTAAGATTTGTAAAGTAACTTTTATCTCGTTAATTTCTATATATTCAACGAAATAAAAAGGGTCCTTGACCCCAaagttttatattgaaatctgaAATTACTTTGACCCAGATTTTTTTTCGAGACTTTAAGAACAATTTTTCGTCGAATATTAACACATGTACCGTAAAATAATTTCTCACAACATATGTCCTTTCTCCGACAACTTAATGCTGAATCACCATTTCGATACTATTGTGTTGCCTTGCAAATAACATATTATATACCTTGACAAAATTTACCGGTCCAATGTCCAATGCAGTCACACATACGGCCTATGTCCGTCATCACACATGTTCCGCCATTGAAACATTGACAGTTATTAgcttaaatgaataaatgatgcTATGAATGGTTATAAAAAtgctcatataaaaaaaaaataaaaaaatacagccACCGATAAACAGTAACTAAGAAGTTAAAAATGTCTAGTTCTTTGTTAAGTAGTCATTAATTTATGCTGACCACTGCTATTGTCGTTAATTTatctgtaaaaatataaaaaaagtagaaatgccgaactccaaggaaaattgaaaacagaaAGTGTTTTATTTAAGTGTCAAAATCAAAGGTCAAACACATCAGACGGATAGAAATCATCTTGAAGATTTCTGACTTCGTACAGGAAATTTCTCACGTACATGCCTACAGTTTAAATGTGAAAACCCATTCTATTGCATATTAGATAATAACCATAACTTGAACCAACTAATGTTTCACTCTTTCTTTCTGTGTTCAATGCTTTAGTAACCACTTCACCTcaagtttcaaaaatatttgttagaaacataaaaaaataatgccttGAACTATTAAAATTATATGGTCATGACTCAGAATTTCTTGTGTGCAATGAAATGCAGGTTTGCAAACCGACACTGTccaattcaagggaatatttgtTTGTACTCTATTGTGTATTGAGGGGGAAGAGACGTATTCTGTTTTGTGTATTCGAGGACGCACGAACAGTAGCATGATAAAGATggaaacaaaaaactataaaaaaaacatggacAACACAACAGAAATTATAATTCACAAACATGTGGTTCATCTCTTGTTTTTCGTAGTGGTAAACGAATGatgtgtattacatgtattatagcTCCCGTTGGTTTATGTCAACTTGACTTTAAATCGTTCAATGCAATTTTAGTAGTTGGTAAGTCTCATTTTAACTATTTGAAGcttaattaaactttaaaataaatgtacaaaattgaTAGAAATTATGAACTTAATGgtatttttcatactttttgttttaataGATGATACTAGCTATCGATTGGTACTACTTACGATTACATTTATCAAGCGCAGCTACTTGCAGTGATGTAACTGATGTGCCGTTGCTACATTTTGCACTTGTTACTTTGCATGCTCTTTCGGATAACCATGACCAAAATGGATAAATGCTACAGTCACAGTTGAGTGGATTCGATGTCAGTATTCTGAAAAAGAAATTCTATTTAAAGAATGATAGTTGTAGGTCAAGGttataacaacaaaaatatattaattgtttCTCATCGCAATCACCTTTATATGCGTGAAAAGAAAACTCAAAACACATGATTGattcaaacatttttataatcttgtcctttttttataaaagatacgAGATAAAGAGATATATTATTACTCCACGAAAAATAGATTGAAGTATCGGTTTCCCTTGGAGTAAcctgtaataatttaattttggatgtaacgcgtcttctgattggctgaggttattttgttatgagcccatagatataatttagtcatgtgaccgtgacgtcatcaacgttttttcattgttttctacggtttaaaatggaatttagaattaaattataagaaatgactgtaatattttttctgtctattcgaaataacatacgcgttattcagtgtgcaccaaattttttatgttatttcttcatatagaacagtcattccttaaatagattTGAATAATCGTCAAAGGAAAAATGATTCATTTTAAGTTAACATAGCTTAAATTTGAAACATGTCATGTCTTGGTGAGTCAACTCGGGAAAAAAGaattaaatgtattattttcTATTAAGGTGCGTATATATGCACATCAGTACACAAGCATTACACGTTAATTTTCTACGTCAAAAGCATGCTTTTCTATAGTAAACTATTGCAAATTAGAAAATGGTTCTTACGTTGATCAAACTCAATAGCAAACAAGTATGCATGATATAGTTTTTCTAAATTGCACTCATCATGCTTACCgggaaaaatgtgaaagttaaaaCTTATCTATAatatagaaccatacaaatataaaacatgtacaaaACTACGAAATGCTTGGGAAATAAACATCTCCAACAGTCTGTGATAGAACACAAAGAAGTTATTTGTATTAATCTTAGCATACATATTTAACGCAATTAGTTGaattatatcaaaatgtaaaatatgattCCATAAGAGAACAGGAAATGCTTGCAAAATCGAACACTACACTTTCGAATCTGAATCTGAAAGTATTAGCTTCCGAATTATTTATtggttcttttttatatttcaaagctGTACATAAATACATTGTTTTGCTCTCCCAGTTAGTACATACATTGTTAAAATATGGTGACGTTGGCAATGAACTTCAAGATATCAAAGTGTTTGTTCGATTTCAAAGGATCTTGATGTCAgtacatgttaaaacaaaaaaaagaagactAAAACAATATAGAAACTATTATATGATCTGTCAAACCATACCGTTACCTTAATTAACTTTGTTGAGATGTATGTACTGCTCTACAAAACATACAACTGAGACCTTAAAGCTCCACGACGAACATAACAAAGCAATCACACAATTACATAATTGCAACATGTACTGTAATACCCGACAATAATAGTTTATGGACTTAATATACAAATCCAATCCACACTACCCTGTGTCTTCCAGCTATATACATGGTTAGAATGTTTATATGTTTTCGTAAATTCGTAAATTAATTAAAGACTTACAAATCCGACAATAACGTGAAATTCCCAAAAGCGTGTTCTTCGATATGGCTGATATTGTTTTCACTCAAGTTTctgtaatatttataatttatagtttgttttccatacataaaaagaaaaacactGCTGCCACTTAGAACATCTGTACTTATTTTGTTTATATGCAAAAAGTAAAAGAACAAACCATTAATATTGACCAAGTCTTAAGAGTTTGTTCATATTCTCAATTTAACGGATTAATAAATGGAACGTAAGGATTTAAACATCCCGATTTTGAACGCAAACGAAGAACAGAGATCATACACCTGTAGATCTGTAGATACAAAATTAGTTTTGTCTTACTTGTGAACCTAacaaaatgttttgttcttcttTTGATAATTGTGTAACAGATAGtagttttgataaatacattGTGACTAGAAGACAAATgtgaaaacatgaaattagataGCAACAGCACGAACAAATAAATCAATGAGTTAATCTAGAATTCATCTTCAACAGACAGGTATCCATGTAGTATGTCAAACTCTAAACAAGTTTGAGTCAATACCCGTTGTCGATTTATTTAATAGCCtacataaataaagacaacagtagtataccgctgttcaaactcataaatcaatggacaaaaaacaaaatcgcggtaacaaactaaaactgagggaaaaaaattaaatacaagaggagaacaacgacacaacactacaatgtaacacacacagaaacggaccaagcatcagacaaaatcccacgagaataacaaatataacatcaaaaccaaatacatgaatttgggatagaaaagtaccgtgacacgtcttatcgcaatgtgaattaacactaaaaaataagagaaagcaaacgacgcaacgttaaaatgtaacacacacagcaacgaacTATACTagaacaatggccatattcctgacttggtacaggacatttttaaaggaaaaaatggtgggttgaacctggttttgtggcatgccaaacctccctctgttatagccatgtgaaatataacattaaaatgacaactcaacaccacaggactataaataaattggagaacacaattggcaaagaaacacacgaaaaaCAGCCAACAAAaagcaacaagttcaaaattttaatacgccagcagtgcattttgtccacacaagatcttCTAGTGACGcaaagatacaaaagtttgaaagccgaaacaagcacaaagtcgaacagcatcgaggaccaaaagataaaaaaagttgttcTAAAACCTACCCAAAAAGAGTCATCGGTCCTAAAAGTTATATGTTAAATAACGAAATGCCAGTTCAAGAAACCATTACAGATTTATTACATCATGACTTACATGTAATATACGTTTGTGGTGTTGATAAAAGTATAACTCTCCAATAACCGTATCTTGTTATTTCTAAGATATCTACAAACAGCatgacaaattaataaaaaaatagataaaaaataaaaaataggaaaaaataagTAGTTAAGCCGACAGTTACCACGGTTGATTGTTCTGTTAATACTATTAATCTGAATCGTATGTCAACTTCTGCTTAATGAATATTAATAAACACATTATGGTTATGTATACACCCCCGTTGCACTTGCTGaagaatatacaaatataaaaaagaagatgtggtatgattgccaatgagacaactatccacaaaagaccaaaatgacacagacattaacaactataggtcaccgtacggtatAGTTAAGTTCGTTGATTTCGTGTTTGTGTTCAAGATTCAAACATTTGGCCAATTGATTAGATTTTGTCTAGCTAAGACCATGAAGACCTTTACTATCATTTATTGGTTTTCTGTATGGTTCTGCCTATTGATGAATGTCTTACGGTGAACTATATTTAGTTTAATCCAGGTGTTGTCAGACATGTTAGAGTTAACGTCTCTTCTACCGGTCTCTGCTGCTTTAGCTTCTAATAACGGGTTTATTAAAATCTCGGTCAAATATACAGGTACTTACAGATATTGAAGACTTGGTAGGTTCACAAAAGTAAATGGTTCTATTAcagatatttcattgttaaacAGATATCTTAAAAAGAAGGATAATATGTTGAATAAGTCATTTCATTGCATGACAGCACAATGCAATATAGCACAAACAAAAGTTGCGTATAGCAAACATAAAAGTGGAAGAGATATGCTTATAAGATCAAAGTTAATGATTTGATATAAAATTGACAGTAAGACACTTGATGATGGCAGATCTGTCACAATAACTTGATGAAGAATTATATTATAAACATACcaatatatacatacataattttcatatttgtttatattaaaaaaaaaaggaacgtaGACAAAATGTATCAGATGAACATCCCGAATCTTTAACTGCCTAATCACTAATGTAGTGTCGGGTTCTATATTGCAATATTGGATTGGTGATTACATACTTGTAGTATgatagcaaaataaaaaaaaaaacaaaaaaaaaaacagaacttttACTGACATGGATAGTTTATGTCACATTATGAGTTTTGCTTATTGATGAAGACTTTACGAGGATCCATATTTCATGCCATTCATGTGTGGTCTGAGTTAACGTCTAATGTACCAATTGGTGatgatttaatttttcaattatctGTTAACGAAatctaaataaataataaatttactCACAAATATTGAAGACTTGGAAGGTTCATAAAAGTGAATGATTCTATTATTGATATTTCATTGTTTTGCAGCTGTCTTAAAAGAGAACATAAATTGATTTTATCTGTCCTGATTAAAAACAGTCCACATTTAAAGATAATATGTTTTCATGAATAGTATGTTTGAAAGGAAGCAATTTTACAAATGCGTTAGATTAATATTGATAAAAGAAGAGATTGAGCAGATGTTAATCAGAGTAATATACAAGTCATATATCTTTCTATATGTCTGTGTTTAATAAAAGGTCAATGCTTTAACATGTTACAGATTAACATAACAGAaggaaaagttaataaaaaatattaaccaTATCACATATTGTTTGGATTTGAGTAACCAATTTCATCCAGAGGGCAGAATTCTGGATGACATTGGTCGAGGTTGACTCTTCATGTGATAAGGATTTTAACATGTATTACTCACTTGGTCATATTTTTGAACCAAGGACTTTAGATTGTTGAAGACATTTGGGTGTTGAgtcaaatttaatgtaaaaattcAGTGCGAACCTGCAATGTTTATAAATGGAGGGCagtaaaacttgaaaatatgccgcacaccTCTATGTTCTTATTAGTGCAAAACAAGTAGTGCATGTGTCTTTCCAGGGAAATATAACATTCTCCTCAGAACTTCCTGAATGAAGAGTGACTGCATATGCAATTTAGGCTGTTCCTATGGAAAATTACATTGCTGGTTTTACACAAGTGCAACCTATAGAAAGCCATAAATGTTGAACGACTGAAACCTAGGGTCTTTTGGTACGAGATCCTGGATTCACCAAAagaaaaataaggtcaaggtcatgttttatctttttttacttttGCTTGTTCATGCTTCTCCTAAAAAACTGTAATAGATACCGACAACATGTTTTACTTAATAGTTCATGTGTTAGCTGTgggaatataattttttattcgAAGTGAAGCGATAACATTCAATTGGAGTTTTCTCCCCTGAATGTTAAAAGTAAGATGTattgtaatataaatataatttgttaACAATACATTATAGATAAATAAGGTCTTTTTGTATGAGGTCCTTGCTCGATGACCTTAGTGGTCAATGTCATAGGTAAATTAACATGTTTTAGATTTTGACTTCTGCTTTAACTTCATTTATATACATGATAAGGCCATGGGATTTGTGCATTCGGTTGTTAGTCATATGATCTTCAGAAAAATTACATGCGTTAATTATAACTGGCTGTAGCTATGTTTGCACTTTTGTTATGTATCaaccatacatttttggaatcagtgtcaagttaACTATCAAATACAAATGAAAGTGACCGGAAAGAACAAACATCTCCCTTATTTAATACAAACATGTATAGACAGAGTATATTTTTGGGGATTCGGCTTACAATTAGCTATCGTTTGAAACTGTAAAACCAGACTTTTATAATttcatattcaaatattatgCGGTGGAAAGGCTTTCAATAGTTCTCCGAACGATTGGTTTTAAATAAGGTCTTTCCATTTTTCTCTTGAAAGACcttttgtatttgttctgattatcatttttttttcttcttccgcaatttttttttcttgcgataatatttgttttgcaatattttgatgatatatttcttattttgtatAGTCGATGTGCGCTTTACATTTAATTCTGCTGAGCTGAATAATTTTCAGAGTGAGAGTTATTTTTCCATTCACTGAtaatcatgtgtgtgcatcttcTTCGTAAACGATAccgacaaaattctttttctgaaattattattttatccTCAGGATCTTTTTGGCCACTTTTGATAGATGCGGATCGTTCTACAAGAGGTATGTACTCATCGCTATTTATTTCATAGGTGTGTCTTATTTGCCATTTTGCATCACTTGTGTTACTTGTTGATACATCACTGATTTACATGTAGAAAGCTTTTAACGACTTTTATGTGCATCTCATTGATCTATAgccagctgatttttttttatttcgagtcGCATAGATAGCTTTCAATGTTACCAGACTTCTAATTtcgatacgccagacgcgtttttttttttctgtctgcaTTAGAATCAACAGGGACGTTCAGATCAatcaaatagttataaaaccaaacaagtacaaagttaaagagcattaaggaGCCAATATTCCAAAAAgatgtgtcaaatacggctaaaaaaggggtgaaaaataccagtgggacagtcaaactcatagattgatgaaaaaaactgacaacgccatggctaaaaaagaaaaaaaagaccaacagacaaataatagtacacaagacacagcaAAGAAACATCAAGaccaaacaacacgaacccaactgGTGTTGACTTCAGGTACCCAAGAAAGCAGATGTATTCCTCTTCCGTTTGTCAGGTAAACCTGGACAGTGTTTTTTGTTCTTCGGTAGTGTTTGGACTTTAACGCTACTTAAAACACTATTGTGGCATTAATATTCATCTTGATATGTCTCTAATgcctattttttaaaatgtaaattgattgattgtttctttgtttgttggtttttgttACGTCCAACTGGTACTTAAGAATCAAAATACACTTTCTTAAATACCAGAAATTCAAACACTATGATTTTTTTGAGGAACAATCATATGGAAATTGTAATACTGACCCAAACCAAATAAGGACATGaaattgattgtccaaaaaataaatcaaacatttgtaaatgtatataaaagatataaccgAATACGGAATACAATGCATATGGGGTGACTATTGAAAAGTATTCACAACGTTTAATCTGAAGATGATCTACATTTTGAAGGATTTCTGTTTTGTCATAATAAATtacaaatcaagaaaaaatactataataaattaaaaaccaattgttcagagaacagttgaaggtctttccatcaaaacaatgtattttgatatgaaaagttgtgaaactaagtttaaaatgtcatttcaatcgtcaaatgatagctcctagtaagctgattccaaaaatatattgtttccatacattttttttaaataagggagataatttgttacttccggtttgaaaaatgttacttccgattatatttgaatatttacttgacactgattccaaaaatatctggttctatatacttttatattaaaaagtacaaaaaaataaaagttgtatatctttatcatgtatacatatagaataaaagcaaaggtcaaaatctagaacgtcaaattaagctatgaccttgagatcagtttcaaggtcataaaccaaggacctcaaatcaaaagaccataggtctttattatatttagttaatgagttatatcaccaaacgcgtatttttaaatacaagaggggagaaaactcccttttacattcaacgtacgcttgcaatcaaaatttacatcttacgacatgtcgcaactaacaatttagtaaaaataatttgttgatatcttatacagtctttggatataagtgaaaataagccaaattcaaatattatttataatatatcacttatatcagatgcataaggggaaataactctcatatggagcggtcatatcgcttcggtcaaaataggacaaatcatgcgaaggatataacgagcaattttgtaaaataaatttgtcataatcttttacggttgcgaaggagatgcgctaacaaggaaaacagtgtttgggaagaaaaaaaaaaataaaaaccaattgttcagagaacaattgaaggtctttccactgaaaacaatttattttaatatgaaagttgtaaaattaagtttaaaatgtcatttcaatcgtcaactgATAGGtaattgtacgctgattccagaaatatatggtttctataaaatattttttaaataagggagataatttgttactttcggtttgaaaaatgttacttccgataatatttgaatatttaattgacactgattccaaaaagatctggttctatatacttttttattaataaagtacaaaaatagctacttccggtttacacaaggtcacttccggttgtttttttcaaggttaaatggtttgatacctttcgccaaaagtctcatggatatatcatgtataaatatgagccgaaagcaaaggtcaaaaactagaacgtcaaattaatctatgaccttgagatcaatttcaaggtcataaaccaaggacctcaaatcaaaagaccagaggacttaattatatttggttaatcagttatatcaccatacacgtatttttaaatacaagaggggagaaaactcacttttacgttcaacgtacccttgcaatcaaaatttacgagttacgacatgtcgcaactaacaatttagaaaaaataatttgtcgatatcttatacagtttctAGAAATTAgtggaaataagccaaattcaaaaattggaATATgaatttgacctttgaccttgacctaatttttacaaaatttacatcttacgacatgtcgcaactaacaatttagtaaaaataatttgttgatatcttatacagtctttggatataagtgaaaataagccaaattcaaatattagaatatgaccttgacctttgaccttgacctaatttttatttttttggaccaaggacctcaaatcaaaagatccttggTCTttagcacttatggtttacaagatagaaatgcatatcacttatatcaaatgcataagggcaaataactctcatatggagcgttcatatcacttcggtcaaaataggacaaatcatgcaaaggatataacgagcaattttgtaaaataaatttgtcataatattttacggttgcgaaggagatgcgctaacaaggaaaacagtgtttggggagataactcctacaaagaaaagtattcgtttacgcagggtaaatttcaaaagcgcataaactgttcgatatcatataccaaatatctaagcgacatattgcgaaacaaatgtttatcgcaagaacaaaattaggcggaagaaaaaaaaaaaataatcagaagaagaaaaacaataggtctttccacagaaaagtggaaagacctaataatcagaagaaaaacaataggtctttccacagaaaagtggaaagacctaattaaagtCTTATATATCATTTGTACCATTTTTTTACAGGTGAAATACAGGTAAAAATGCGgaaatgtaaatttttttttcttcggaAAAGTAATGCACGAAAATGCGGAAACATGAAACTATTTTTTGGCTAAAATTGCGGAAACGTTATACGCCCGATCCTGCTGCATACAATGAACCAGTGGCTTATAAGGTAATGtatgcctgggatgagaaaagtccttagaatttcaaaaaaaaaactttttaaagagGAACTTTTACaaaatgatcatataattgatattcacgtTAACATTGACAGCAGTAGTTAACAATATAGTAGCAATCCCAGCACTATAAATATGATTCTGTGTTAAGGCTACACGATGAACGAAGCGGTTCGTGTTCGTTTTAGTAGGTTGAATACTGACTTTGTGTCGATGCTCAAAACAACTTGAAGAACAATCAGGACAACTCAAGACATGAACGAACGGAAGAATACCCGAAACAACTGGTAAAAAGACGAAATAATGGCGTAAACTGGTACTAACTGTCTTTTATTCTTTAAGCTGTCAATTCTGATTCTATTTGTGACCCTAATAACATCTCCAAAAGAAATATCTTAGTAAATACAATGCTAGATTAACATTGCCCTTGATGGGGAGAAAACACAATTACAGCCGTGTAGTGCTTCTCAAGTTTAACTTTCAGGTTAGAAGAATTGCGTCAGgtcgtttcatttttttttggtacaaaaaCCTAGTACATTGTCAAAATTGATGACA
Protein-coding sequences here:
- the LOC143052881 gene encoding uncharacterized protein LOC143052881 isoform X2, giving the protein MPQLKYITIYNNQISEIPVNTFVECEFLQSLSLHINMIRSIEINTFINMTNLYTLYLHNNKIRSLKSYTFINMTNLQNLQLQNNEISIIESFTFMNLPSLQYLYLFNNEISVIEPFTFVNLPSLQYLYLRNNKIRLLESYTFINTTNVYYIILTSNPLNCDCSIYPFWSWLSERACKVTSAKCSNGTSVTSLQVAALDKCNPNNCQCFNGGTCVMTDIGRMCDCIGHWTGKFCQESQCNSYNCGFGDCYIEPMNGTAQCFCGDRYSNYCPGKLCYVYLLHWLQ
- the LOC143052881 gene encoding uncharacterized protein LOC143052881 isoform X1, producing the protein MPQLKYITIYNNQISEIPVNTFVECEFLQSLSLHINMIRSIEINTFINMTNLYTLYLHNNKIRSLKSYTFINMTNLQNLQLQNNEISIIESFTFMNLPSLQYLYLFNNEISVIEPFTFVNLPSLQYLYLRNNKIRLLESYTFINTTNVYYINLSENNISHIEEHAFGNFTLLSDLILTSNPLNCDCSIYPFWSWLSERACKVTSAKCSNGTSVTSLQVAALDKCNPNNCQCFNGGTCVMTDIGRMCDCIGHWTGKFCQESQCNSYNCGFGDCYIEPMNGTAQCFCGDRYSNYCPGKLCYVYLLHWLQ